One Denticeps clupeoides chromosome 12, fDenClu1.1, whole genome shotgun sequence genomic window carries:
- the LOC114801219 gene encoding phosphatidate cytidylyltransferase, mitochondrial-like: protein MALPALQNTGVLFRRILAQFPQDISLAFAYGSGVFKQSGTSQGQMGRNMLDFVFAVDDPVTWHTMNLMQNRKHYSFLKYLGPKQISAVQSDHGAAVYYNTLVPADDRVIKYGVISTEALVDDLLHWKTLYVAGRLHKPVHVLVLSENAALRAALVGNLKSAVTASFLMLPESFSEEDLFMQIAGLSFSGDFRMMIGEDRSKVSNIVKDNMQHFRVLYNNILVECPQVVYKPQQGRLEVDKSPEGQFAQLMALPRTLQQQITRLVDPPGKNRDVEEILLQVAQDPDCGTVIQQGIASIVKSSSITQSVKGIATAGVWKTVSYSSKKLHKMWKGWRRKSS, encoded by the exons ATGGCGCTCCCAGCGCTGCAAAACACGGGCGTGCTCTTCAGGAGGATCCTGGCTCAGTTCCCCCAGGACATAAGTCTGGCCTTTGCTTATGGATCCGGGGTCTTCAAGCAGTCTGGAACGAGCCAAGGTCAAATGGGA AGAAACATGCTGGATTTTGTGTTTGCTGTGGACGACCCAGTCACGTGGCACACCATGAACCTGATGCAAAATCGGAAGCACTACTCTTTCCTGAAGTACCTGGGACCCAAGCAGATCAGTGCTGTTCAGAGCGACCATGGAGCGGCCGTCTACTACAACACCTTGGTGCCAGCTGATGACCGG GTGATAAAGTACGGTGTCATCAGCACAGAAGCTCTGGTTGATGACTTGCTCCACTGGAAAACTCTCTACGTTGCTGGCAGGCTGCACAAACCT GTTCATGTCCTTGTGCTGAGTGAGAATGCAGCACTACGTGCAGCACTGGTCGGGAACTTGAAGAGTGCCGTGACTGCTTCCTTCCTCATGCTTCCGGAGAGCTTTTCTGAAGAAGACCTCTTCATGCAGATTGCTGGACTGTCCTTCTCAG GGGATTTCAGGATGATGATTGGCGAGGACAGGTCCAAAGTTTCCAATATTGTCAAGGACAACATGCAGCACTTCCGTGTCCTGTACAACAACATACTGGTGGAGTGTCCGCAGGTGGTGTACAAGCCGCAACAGGGGAGGCTGGAG GTTGACAAAAGTCCAGAGGGCCAGTTTGCCCAGCTGATGGCTCTGCCCCGCACCCTCCAGCAGCAGATCACCAGGCTGGTGGACCCTCCGGGGAAGAACCGGGACGTGGAGGAGATCTTGCTGCAGGTGGCGCAGGACCCCGACTGTGGCACAGTCATACAGCAAG GAATAGCATCAATAGTGAAATCGTCCAGCATAACCCAAAGTGTCAAAGGGATCGCTACAGCCG GTGTTTGGAAGACCGTGTCCTACAGTTCCAAAAAGCTGCACAAAATGTGGAAAGGCTGGAGGAGGAAGTCGTCATGa